From Orcinus orca chromosome 3, mOrcOrc1.1, whole genome shotgun sequence, a single genomic window includes:
- the LOC101287150 gene encoding LOW QUALITY PROTEIN: inorganic pyrophosphatase-like (The sequence of the model RefSeq protein was modified relative to this genomic sequence to represent the inferred CDS: substituted 2 bases at 2 genomic stop codons): MSGFSSEEHATPFTLEYXVFLKNEKGQYISPFHDIPIYADKDVFHMVVEVPRWSNAKMEIATKDPLNPIKQDVKKGKLRHVANLFPYKGYIWNYGAIPQTWEDPGHNCEHTSCCGDNDPTDVCEIGSKVCARGEIIRVKVLGILAMIDEGETDWKVIAINVDDPDAANYNDINDVKRLKPGYLEATVDWFRRYKVPDGKPENQFAFNAEFKDKDFAIDIIKSTHDYWRALVTXKTDGKGISCMNTTVFESPFQCDTDAAKAIVDALPPPCESACTIPTDGDKWFHHQKN; this comes from the coding sequence ATGAGCGGCTTCAGCAGCGAGGAGCACGCCACACCCTTCACCCTCGAGTACTGAGTCttcctcaaaaatgaaaaaggacaatatATATCTCCATTTCATGATATTCCAATTTATGCAGATAAGGATGTGTTCCACATGGTGGTTGAAGTACCACGCTGGTCGAATGCAAAAATGGAGATTGCTACAAAGGATCCTTTAAACCCAATTAAACAAGAtgtgaaaaaaggaaaactcCGTCATGTTGCAAATTTGTTCCCTTATAAAGGATATATCTGGAACTATGGTGCCATCCCTCAGACTTGGGAAGACCCAGGACACAATTGTGAACACACCAGCTGCTGTGGTGACAATGATCCAACTGATGTGTGTGAAATTGGAAGCAAGGTATGTGCAAGAGGGGAAATAATCAGGGTGAAAGTTCTGGGCATACTGGCTATGATCGATGAAGGGGAAACTGACTGGAAAGTCATTGCCATTAATGTGGATGATCCTGATGCAGCCAATTATAATGATATTAATGATGTCAAGCGGCTGAAACCTGGCTACCTGGAAGCTACTGTGGACTGGTTTAGAAGGTACAAGGTTCCTGATGGAAAACCTGAGAACCAGTTTGCTTTCAACGCAGAATTTAAAGATAAGGACTTTGCAATTGATATTATTAAAAGCACTCATGACTACTGGAGAGCATTAGTGACTTAGAAAACTGATGGAAAAGGAATCAGTTGCATGAATACCACAGTGTTTGAGAGCCCCTTCCAGTGTGATACTGATGCTGCCAAAGCCATTGTGGATGCTTTACCACCACCATGTGAATCTGCCTGCACAATACCAACAGATGGGGATAAGTGGTTCCATCACcagaaaaactaa